The nucleotide sequence TCTCTTACAGAAGGCTATATCCTAGAATTAGGATTGGATAAAAATGACGAAGTTATCGGATACAAATTCGTAAACCTCGGCAAAGTTATGGATGCTATAAAAGCAGGTAAAGACCCTAAAGAAGCTTATGAAAAAAATATCGGTACTTACGGCAGATTTGCTGACGCTGTCAAAACTATTGACCCGAGAAAAGAATAAATCAAGCTTACAAAACATATATACACTTAATAGTAATTAATTATAAGGAAATAAAAAATGGCAAAATTTGAAGGACAAGACAGACGTGAAGCTTCTTTGGCTAAAGTCTTAGCTGAATATGGCTTCAAATCTTTAGACGAAGCTAATGAATTATGCTTATCTAAAGGTATAAACGTTGACGAAATCGTTAAAGGCATTCAACCTATTGCTTTTGATAATGCCTCTTGGGCATATACATTGGGTTGTGCCATCGCAATTAAAAAAGGTATCAAAAACGCAGCTGATGCAGCTGAAACAATCGGTATCGGCTTACAAGCATTCGCGGTACCCGGCTCTGTCGGTGACACAAGAAAAGTCGGACTTGGTCACGGAAACCTTGGTGCTATGCTTTTGAGAGAAGAAACTAAATGTTTCTGCTTCTTAGCCGGTCACGAATCATTCGCTGCAGCTGAAGGTGCTATCGGTATTGCAAGAAATGCTAACAAAGTAAGAAAAGAACCCTTAAGAGTTATCTTGAACGGTCTGGGAAAAGACGCCGCTTACGTTATCGCTAGAATCAACGGTTTTACAGCTGTTGAAACTGCTTATGATTTCAAAACAAGCGAACTCAAAATCGTTAAAGAAACTCCATTTTCTGAGGGCGAAAGAGCTAAAGTTAAATGCTACGGTGCAGATGATGTTTCTGAAGGCGTTGCTATCATGATTAAAGAAGGTGTTGACGTTTCTATAACCGGTAATTCAACTAACCCGACTCGTTTCCAACATCCTGTTGCCGGTACTTACAAAAAATGGTGCTGGGAAAACGGTAGAAAATACTTCTCAGTAGCTTCTGGTGGTGGTACAGGTAGAACTCTTCACCCAGATAACGTTGCTGCCGGTCCTGCTTCATACGGTATGACTGATACTATGGGAAGAATGCACGGCGATGCTCAATTTGCTGGTTCATCTTCTGTTCCGGCTCACGTTGAGATGATGGGCGTTATCGGCATGGGCAACAACCCGATGGTTGGTGCTACTGTAGCTTGTGCTGTTGCTGTTCAAAAAGCTATGGCTTAACTTATAAAATTTATTCATAAAAAGAGTGTGATTTCGGTCATGCTCTTTTTGTGTATTAACTTTTTAAAATACCCGTTATAATGTATTGACCTTCTTTAATAAAAATTTTAAAATAGATATGTATTTAATTATTTGCGTTTGAGGTAGTTTATGAGTATTGAAAAATTCAGCTTTAGAAAAAAAATAAATTTATTAGTAATTTCAATTGTTTGATTAGTGGCAATATTAACTTCAGTCGCAAGTGTTATTCAGATTAAAAAAGCAATAACAGATTCTGCACAAGTCAAAATTGAAGAACTCACAGAAGTTGCATATAATATGGTGTCGTTTTATGGTGACAAGGCGAAAAATGGAGAAATGACTGTCGCTGATGCTAAAAAAGCAGCTGAACAAGCTATAGAAACTTATTCTTATGAAAATGGTAAGAATTACATATGGATAAATGACTACAACAATATAATGATATATAACCCAAAAAGACCATTCCATTCTGATTGCACTGCCACTACAGGTCCGGATGGAAAATATTTTTACAAAGATATTACGGAAATGGCAAAATCAGGTAACGGCGAATTCTATAAATATAAAGTGGTAAGAAAAATACCCGGTGGACCTGCTGAAGGTACAATTGTTGATAAAATTTCTACTGCAAAAGCTTATAAACCGTGGGGCTGGGTCATTGCTACCGGTGTATATTTAACAGAAGTCAATGAAATGGTCAACAAAACTGTAATAATAATCCTTAGCTTAAATATACTCGTCATGCTTGGACTTATTTTAGTTACAAAATTCTTTTTTACTGATAAAGTAGTTAAAGATTTACTATCTTTATATGATGAATTAAATTCGACCTCTAATAATTTATTATCTTCTTCTAAAAATCTAATCAACTCAAGCGAAGCACTTGCTAAAGGTTCAACTGAACAAGCTGCTTCTGTTGAAGAAATTTCTGCTTCAATACAAGAAACTTCATCTATGATTGATAGAAATGACGAAAATACTTCTTTCGCAGCTAAGTTATCAAAAGAAAGCTTAGAAGGCACTAAAAAAAGCTATGAAAAAATGAATATTCTTATGGATTCAATGGAAAAAATTAATATTTCCAGTCAAGAAATTTCAAAAATCATTAAAGTAATTGATGAAATTTCATTCCAAACTAATATTCTTGCTCTTAATGCGGCTGTTGAAGCAGCAAGGGCAGGAGAGGCAGGCAAAGGTTTTGCTGTTGTCGCTGAAGAAGTTAGAAATTTAGCACAAAGAAGTACTGAATCTTCAAAAGATACAACTGCTTTAATTGAAAATAATATAATTTTATGCGACCAAAGTAATCAAATTGCTAAAGATGTTCACAAAGCTATTGTAGAAATTACAGATAAAACTAAAAAAGTTGACGAAATTATGCAAGAAATAACAGTTTCAACTAATGAACAAAAAATCGGTGTTGAACAAATTTCAACAGCAATAAATCAAGTCACAGGCATTCTTAACAATAATGCTGAAACAGCTAGAAATACTGCATTAATTTCTGAAGACTTGGATAATGAAGCAGAAACTCTAAACGGAGTATTATCACATCTAAATAGTATAATTAACGAACAAAATAATTAACAACGAAGGATATTAAAATTGAAGAAAAACTTATTGGCACTTTTTTGTGTCGGAGTAGGTCTTTCAGCTCTGTTTAGTGGGAAAGCTTTAGCTTTAAATGAAATAACCCTTCCAATAGATACGACCACAGACTCTATTCATTCCTACCAACCTGCATCTATTACACAAACTCAGGAAAATTACAAACAAAATTTATTTGAAAACGATGCATATTCTACCACTTATCAAATAGCTCAAGCTTTAACTCCAGGTGTCAAAATTGACCTTGGTGTACAAAAAAATGAAGCAAATATTGAAAATTCAGATGCAAATTATTCGACTATAATTGATGAAAATGGCAAACCCACCTTTGTCCAAAGAATTTCTATTGAAGAAAACAGACCAAAGCCATTACAAATATTCAATAAAGATGGTTATCAGTTTGAAGGGGGACCAATCAAAAGTTTCAAAATGGGGCTTTTATATGTTGGAGGCGAAACTCTCACTTATCCTTGGGAAGGCTCAAGGATTGGCAACAACTGGAATAACACGGTAGGTGAAATTTCTACCATTACTAAATTTAAAGATAACAAAACGACTTTGAGATTTTCTTATAATTTGTTAAAATTTGTCAAGGGACACGAAAACAGATTTATGGAAAAAGTTTCCGAAATGGGGCTTGTCTACGAATTTAATAAACACAATCAAGTGCATTTGGGACAAACTTGGCGTTTACCGATTGGTGTTGACGGATATGTATCTACCTTCAACCAAGATTTGCCGACTCGTTCTCAAATCGGTAGAACTTTTGGTAATACGAGATCCTTTGGTATCAGAAATGTCGGTAATTACAAATATATGGATTACGATATAGGGTTATATGACAGCACTCGCTATTGGGAAAATCTTACTAACGGTGTAGATTTTACAAGTTGGTTGACATTAAAGCCTTTGGCAAATTTAGATGCTGAAAAATTCGGAAAACTCACAATGGGAACCGGCATTTCAACTGGTAAAAATGATGTTTCATATTCTGTTTATGGGGCTTATATAGGCTATGACTATAAAAATTTTCATAATAAATTTGAATATTCCCACGCAGACGGATTTAACGCCGGTGCTCAAGGA is from Candidatus Gastranaerophilales bacterium and encodes:
- a CDS encoding methyl-accepting chemotaxis protein, whose product is MAILTSVASVIQIKKAITDSAQVKIEELTEVAYNMVSFYGDKAKNGEMTVADAKKAAEQAIETYSYENGKNYIWINDYNNIMIYNPKRPFHSDCTATTGPDGKYFYKDITEMAKSGNGEFYKYKVVRKIPGGPAEGTIVDKISTAKAYKPWGWVIATGVYLTEVNEMVNKTVIIILSLNILVMLGLILVTKFFFTDKVVKDLLSLYDELNSTSNNLLSSSKNLINSSEALAKGSTEQAASVEEISASIQETSSMIDRNDENTSFAAKLSKESLEGTKKSYEKMNILMDSMEKINISSQEISKIIKVIDEISFQTNILALNAAVEAARAGEAGKGFAVVAEEVRNLAQRSTESSKDTTALIENNIILCDQSNQIAKDVHKAIVEITDKTKKVDEIMQEITVSTNEQKIGVEQISTAINQVTGILNNNAETARNTALISEDLDNEAETLNGVLSHLNSIINEQNN
- a CDS encoding GGGtGRT protein encodes the protein MAKFEGQDRREASLAKVLAEYGFKSLDEANELCLSKGINVDEIVKGIQPIAFDNASWAYTLGCAIAIKKGIKNAADAAETIGIGLQAFAVPGSVGDTRKVGLGHGNLGAMLLREETKCFCFLAGHESFAAAEGAIGIARNANKVRKEPLRVILNGLGKDAAYVIARINGFTAVETAYDFKTSELKIVKETPFSEGERAKVKCYGADDVSEGVAIMIKEGVDVSITGNSTNPTRFQHPVAGTYKKWCWENGRKYFSVASGGGTGRTLHPDNVAAGPASYGMTDTMGRMHGDAQFAGSSSVPAHVEMMGVIGMGNNPMVGATVACAVAVQKAMA